From the Synechococcus sp. HK01-R genome, one window contains:
- a CDS encoding GspE/PulE family protein, with protein MKEQASTSDSEPTRQRLELELLLQIPLPEQPTPLSASRLRDAIERKGLDLNQPKLARLLQGLELQGLALQEPQSTVEANTPDTVITGALSRETASRETASRETALSAEPASNPAASPSLLENFNPEGVLEEDPEETARLAALHEDLEQTLQDTNASPVVNLVNRILLQALQLEASDIHVEPQQAGLQVRFRQDGVLQSYSEPLPSRLVPAVTSRFKIMADLDIAERRQAQDGRIRRRFQKRTVDFRVNSLPSRFGEKIVLRLLDSGATQLGLDKLITDADALQLVRSLGSKPFGMILVTGPTGSGKSTTLYSLLAERNDPGINISTVEDPIEYTLPGITQCQVNRDKGFDFSTALRAFMRQDPDVLLVGETRDLETAKTAIEAALTGHLVLTTLHCNDAPSAIARLSEMGVEPFMVSASLIGIVSQRLLRRVCSHCCEPYQPDTDELGRFGLITHRETDVRFVRARHHDGSGNACGHCQGSGYRGRVGVYEVLRMNETLATAVAKGATTDVIRRLALESGMQTLLGYSLELVRQGLTTLEEVGRMILTDAGLESERRARALSTLTCAGCGGGLQEVWLECPYCLRPRQ; from the coding sequence ATGAAAGAGCAGGCATCAACCTCCGATTCCGAACCGACTCGGCAACGGTTGGAACTGGAGTTGCTCCTGCAGATCCCGCTGCCGGAACAGCCCACACCCCTCAGCGCCTCCCGCCTGCGGGACGCGATCGAACGCAAGGGACTAGACCTCAACCAGCCAAAGCTGGCAAGGCTGCTCCAAGGGCTTGAGCTCCAAGGGCTGGCACTCCAAGAACCGCAGAGCACTGTTGAAGCCAACACCCCTGACACAGTGATCACGGGCGCGCTCTCCCGAGAAACAGCCTCCCGAGAAACAGCCTCCCGAGAAACAGCCCTCAGCGCAGAACCGGCGTCCAACCCAGCCGCCAGCCCTTCCCTGCTTGAAAATTTCAATCCCGAGGGGGTCCTGGAAGAAGACCCCGAGGAAACCGCGAGGCTGGCAGCCCTGCACGAGGACCTCGAGCAGACCCTGCAAGACACCAACGCCTCACCGGTCGTAAATCTGGTGAACCGAATCCTGCTGCAGGCCCTGCAACTGGAAGCCAGTGACATCCATGTGGAGCCCCAGCAAGCCGGACTTCAGGTGCGCTTCCGTCAGGACGGCGTGCTTCAGAGCTACAGCGAACCGTTGCCGAGTCGCCTTGTGCCGGCAGTGACCTCAAGATTCAAAATCATGGCCGATTTAGATATCGCCGAACGCCGACAGGCCCAGGATGGGCGCATTCGGCGACGCTTCCAGAAGCGCACCGTTGATTTCCGGGTCAACAGCCTTCCGAGCCGCTTCGGGGAAAAGATCGTCCTGCGGCTGCTCGACAGCGGCGCCACCCAGCTGGGGCTGGACAAGCTGATCACCGATGCTGACGCCCTTCAACTGGTGCGCAGCCTCGGCTCCAAACCCTTCGGGATGATCCTGGTCACTGGCCCAACTGGATCGGGTAAATCCACGACGCTCTATTCGCTACTGGCGGAACGGAACGACCCTGGGATCAACATCTCCACGGTGGAGGATCCCATTGAATACACCTTGCCTGGGATCACCCAGTGCCAGGTCAACCGTGACAAGGGATTCGACTTCAGCACCGCCCTGCGCGCCTTTATGCGTCAAGACCCGGACGTGCTGCTGGTGGGGGAGACGCGCGATCTGGAAACCGCCAAAACAGCCATCGAAGCCGCCCTCACCGGACACCTCGTGCTGACCACCCTGCACTGCAATGACGCCCCAAGTGCGATCGCCCGTCTCAGCGAAATGGGCGTCGAACCGTTCATGGTCAGCGCTTCCCTGATCGGCATCGTGTCCCAACGCCTGTTGCGCCGGGTCTGCAGCCACTGCTGCGAGCCTTACCAGCCCGATACCGACGAACTGGGGCGCTTCGGACTCATCACCCACAGAGAAACGGATGTGCGCTTCGTGCGCGCCCGTCACCACGACGGAAGCGGCAACGCCTGTGGCCATTGCCAGGGCAGTGGCTACCGCGGCCGGGTTGGTGTGTATGAGGTGTTGCGCATGAATGAAACCCTGGCCACCGCCGTGGCGAAGGGAGCAACCACGGACGTGATCCGGCGCCTCGCCCTGGAGAGCGGCATGCAAACGCTGCTGGGTTACAGCCTGGAGCTGGTGCGCCAAGGACTCACCACCCTGGAGGAGGTGGGACGCATGATCCTCACCGATGCCGGACTCGAATCGGAACGCCGCGCCCGGGCCCTGAGCACCCTGACCTGCGCCGGTTGTGGTGGCGGACTGCAGGAAGTCTGGCTGGAATGTCCGTACTGCCTGCGCCCGCGTCAATGA